One Lycium barbarum isolate Lr01 chromosome 5, ASM1917538v2, whole genome shotgun sequence genomic window carries:
- the LOC132639462 gene encoding uncharacterized protein LOC132639462, with protein MTGTFENETTPTDISLRESPLRELSESSPNKDVMKMMFEKIAHLQEEVARNKAANAAREAPAEERRPPPFFPSLNSPLPNHFPTRSVITTMPFTPIDGHIGALNHTLPPLNTNQFPETAHSIPSYPTPQNTNPSITVQPSVISLPTNKSTPIPRTRPAVSFHTPVTTGTFSPDQEIDHYEEMEKSWKAEQKKQEERIEQKMTAMLERSMRSTLTGTGLSYDDLCMYPNLDLPKGFKVPRFEVFNGTGNPKAHRRAYCDQLVAVRDNQALIMRLFC; from the coding sequence atgactggtactttTGAGAATGAGACTACCCCTACTGACATTTCTCTCAGAGAATCGCCTCTGCGTGAATTGTCTGAGTCGTCACCTAATAAAGAcgtcatgaaaatgatgtttgagAAAATCGCCCATCTTCAAGAGGAAGTGGCGCGAAACAAAGCTGCTAATGCCGCCCGAGAGGCCCCTgctgaagaaagaaggcctccaCCGTTTTTTCCATCTTTGAATTCACCATTACCCAATCACTTCCCCACCCGGTCCGTTATAACCACCATGCCATTTACCCCAATCGATGGGCACATTGGTGCCTTGAACCACACCCTACCACCACTTAACACTAACCAATTTCCTGAAACTGCTCACTCTATCCCCTCTTACCCAACACCACAAAATACCAATCCCTCCATCACTGTACAACCAAGCGTCATTTCGCTACCAACCAACAAAAGCACCCCTATTCCCCGAACTCGCCCTGCAGTTTCTTTCCACACACCTGTCACAACAGGCACATTTTCGCCCGATCAAGAAATCGATCACTACGAGGAGATGGAAAAGTCATGGAAAGCTGAGCAGAAAAAACAGGAAGAAAGGATTGAGCAGAAAATGACTGCAATGTTGGAACGGTCCATGAGATCTACCCTCACTGGCACAGGCCTGAGTTATGACGATTTGTGTATGTATCCAAATTTAGATTTACCTAAGGGCTTCAAGGTGCCACGATTTGAGGTATTTAATGGGACAGGCAATCCTAAAGCGCATCGACGggcctactgtgaccaattggtcgcTGTCCGAGACAACCAAGCGCTCATTATGAGGTTGTTCTGCTGA